A region from the Sorex araneus isolate mSorAra2 chromosome 6, mSorAra2.pri, whole genome shotgun sequence genome encodes:
- the TPCN2 gene encoding two pore channel protein 2 has protein sequence MADSGAESKPLLSGARDGSGDSSADSAPHYGAHVGPDATDKRAVCLEQAVVFIEDAIQYRSINHRMDVWSMWLYRWYYSKLWQRTLSFSIFLILLLAFVETPSSFSWTSDVRYRRAAWEPPCGLTESVEGLCLLVFVADVSVKAYLVQTARFRKNPWLLSYMLVLAVSLTDWVVSLSVLCQEPLRVRRLLRPFFLLQNSSMMKKTLKCIQWSLPEMASVALLLLLHLCLFTMFGMLLFASDKEGSSGRDRERQSYFRSLPEALTSLLVLLTMANNPDVMIPVYSENRAYAVFFILFTLIGSLFLMNLLTAIIYNQFRGYLMKSLQTSLLRRRLGTRAAYEVLATAVQDEGHPQGIGVKMEDFLEVLEKVQLSSIHKNAILENALSYGSMLSASEFQKLFYQFDRKVNNEHPPKPEYQSPVLQTAQFVFSHPGFDCLGNVVALGNLVSICIFLELDADVPSGQWDNFTMEVLNCIFILYYLLEALLKVFALGPRGYLSRPSNAFDGLLTLVLLVLEVSALAVYRFPHLGWKPPFLSLWDLARLVNMFIVFRFLRVIPNVKLIAVVASTVLDLIRSMRAFGGILLVVYYEFAIVGISLFRGVVVPPGNSSLAANASASCGTFEELNYWANNFDDFAAALVVLWDVMVVNNWQVFLEAFVRYAGPWSKVYFILWWLVSSVIWVNVFLALILENFLSKWDRHGNVALPHGVHEATRAVSMELLFSDILEEPTEEQLLEKLRSYSYLQLCR, from the exons ATGGCGGACTCGGGGGCCGAGTCGAAGCCGCTCCTGAGCGGCGCCCGCGACGGCAGCGGCGACAGCTCGGCGGACTCGGCCCCTCACTACGGCGCCCACGTCGGTCCCG atGCCACGGACAAGCGGGCTGTGTGTCTGGAGCAGGCTGTGGTCTTCATTGAGGACGCCATCCAG TACCGCTCCATCAACCACCGCATGGACGTCTGGTCGATGTGGCTGTACCGCTGGTACTACTCCAAGCTGTGGCAGAG GACCCTGAGCTTCTCCATCTTCCTGATCCTGCTTCTGGCCTTCGTGGAGACCCCGTCCTCCTTCTCCTGGACCTCGGACGTGCGCTACCGCCGGGCCGCCTGGGAGCCGCCGTGCGGCCTGACGGAGAGCGTCGAGGGGCTCTGCCTGCTGGTCTTCGTGGCCGACGTATCGGTGAAG GCCTACCTGGTGCAGACGGCCCGGTTCCGGAAGAACCCCTGGCTGCTGTCCTACATGCTGGTGCTCGCCGTGTCCCTCACCGACTGGGTGGTGTCGCTGAGTGTCCTGTGtcaggag cccctgcgCGTGCGCCGGCTGCTGCGGCCTTTCTTCCTGCTGCAGAACTCGTCCATGATGAAGAAGACCCTCAAGTGCATCCAGTGGTCACTGCCGGAGATGGCCAG cgtggctctgctgctgctgctgcacctGTGCCTCTTCACCATGTTCGGGATGCTGCTGTTTGCCAGCGACAAG gaggGCAGCAGCGGGCGGGACCGGGAGCGGCAGAGCTACTTCCGCAGCCTGCCCGAAGCCCTGACCTCGCTGCTGGTGCTGCTCACCATGGCCAACAACCCCGACG TGATGATCCCCGTGTACTCCGAGAACCGGGCCTACGCcgtcttcttcatcctcttcaccCTCATTG GAAGCTTGTTCCTGATGAACCTGCTGACGGCCATTATCTACAACCAGTTCCGGGGCTACCTGATG AAGTCTCTGCAGACGTCCCTCCTCCGGCGGCGCCTGGGGACCCGGGCAGCCTATGAGGTGCTGGCCACGGCTGTGCAGGACGAAGGCCACCCGCAGGG AATTGGGGTAAAGatggaagacttcctggaggtgctggagaaAGTGCAGCTGTCCAGCATCCACAAAAATGCCATCTTGGAG AATGCACTTTCCTACGGAAGCATGCTGTCAGCCAGCGAGTTCCAGAAGCTCTTCTACCAGTTTGACCGGAAGGTGAACAACGAG CACCCCCCGAAGCCTGAGTACCAGTCTCCTGTCCTGCAGACTGCCCAGTTCGTCTTCAGCCACCCCGGCTTTGATTGCCTGGGGAACGTCGTTGCCCTTGGCAACCTGGTGTCCATTTGT ATCTTTCTGGAGCTGGACGCGGACGTGCCCTCGGGCCAGTGGGACAACTTCACCATGGAG GTCCTCAACTGCATCTTCATCCTCTACTACCTGCTGGAGGCGCTGCTCAAGGTGTTCGCGCTGGGCCCGCGCGGGTACCTGTCCCGGCCCAGCAACGCCTTCGACGGGCTGCTCACCCTGGTCCTGCTG GTCCTGGAGGTCTCCGCGCTGGCTGTGTACCGCTTCCCGCACCTGGGCTG GAAGCCGCCGTTCCTGTCGCTGTGGGACCTGGCCCGGCTGGTGAACATGTTCATCGTCTTCCGCTTCCTGCGTGTCATCCCCAACGTGAAG CTCATCGCCGTGGTGGCCAGCACCGTGCTGGACCTCATCAGGAGCATGCGGGCCTTCGGCGGGATCCTGTTG gtgGTGTACTATGAATTCGCCATCGTCGGCATCAGCCTCTTCCGAGGCGTCGTCGTGCCCCCTGGGAACAGCAG CCTGGCCGCCAACGCCTCGGCGTCCTGCGGCACCTTCGAGGAGCTCAACTACTGGGCCAACAACTTCGATGACTTCGCG gcggccctggtggtgctgtgggacgTGATGGTGGTGAACAACTGGCAGGTGTTCCTGGAGGCCTTCGTGCGCTACGCTGGTCC GTGGTCCAAGGTCTACTTCATCCTGTGGTGGCTCGTGTCGTCCGTCATCTGGGTCAATGTGTTCCTGGCTCTGATTCTGGAG aactttctcagCAAGTGGGACCGGCACGGCAATGTGGCCTTGCCACATGGGGTCCACGAGGCCACTCGGGCCGTGTCCATGGAGCTGCTGTTCAG TGACATCCTGGAGGAGCCCACGGAGGAGCAGCTGTTGGAGAAGCTGCGCAGTTACTCGTACCTGCAGCTGTGCCGGTGA